tgagaagactgaggaaatttggcatgtccaccacaatcctgagttgcttctacagatgcactatggaaagtgtccttactgcctccatcactgtttggtacggtaactgtacaacacgtgataggaaggcactccagcgggtgatcaagacctcacagaacattgttggggcagccctcccctcactgcaagacatttataaatctagagtcctacgcagaacacacaacctcatcaaggacagcacacatccacaacactcattattcacactcctaccgtcaggcagacgctacaggagtttgaagtccaggaccacaaggctggcaaacagcttttacccacaggccatcaggcttctcaacgaagcactcacacacggcacacgcaacacacgcacacactcatagcactttatttgtattatttatctgtattaatgtctcttctgttgtggttgcttaatttattggtatatatgtttcttatggtatttatgtttcttatgttctttttcttgtgttttctttttcttgggagaaggaacagaataagaatttcattgcatagtataactgcctgttttactgtgcatatgacaataaaactcttgaatatatatatatatacactcatatttataaagacagtaaatatattattttccGTATTtctagtaggaggtagatctttgggacttgtcattttaaaagtagctgaaAAAGTGCGAGCACCcatgccatacaacttcatgtcaaaaaatccaaaacattCCTTTAATGCAGTCAGGCAATTAGTCGGACAGCTAAATCACAAGCGcgcgaaatgagttttctccgtagggtggcttggctctcccttagagataaggtgagaagcactgtaatCCGGGAGAATCTtgggagtagaactgctgctcctccacattgagcgcagccagatgaggtggtttggacatctggtcaggatgcctcccggggaggtgttcagggcacatctgaCCAGTAGGAAGCcttgggaagacccaggacacgttggagagactatgtctctgaactggcctgggaacgcctcgggatcggccgggaggagctggacgaagtggccgggtagagggaagtctgggcttctctgctgcCCCAGCGACCCGACCTCgaataagcagtagaagatggatggatgggtctcAGCGATTACTAAtaatttgttcatttcctgtgtttaaaATGTTCCCGTATTACCATTTTCGACtagaaaataagaataaaagatAGTTTATTCAACAATTGTCTGTCCTTTTTTGCAGTGTACTTTGTACCTGAAGTGTGCTTTTGTAATGATTTCTACATATCTGtgtttttctaaataaatacaaatgatggATAAACACAAACATGGCTGGTATTGTCAACATCATAGACATAGATACACGCTGCATCGACTGGGCTTGTCgaatagacgccgcatcgagtgggtttgtccactccTGCGATAGTcgacgtcgccgccatattggatgggtcAAGGCTGTGCTATAAATGAATACGTCAATGTACTTGCTTTCATAACTCGCCTTTCTCCTAAGAAATTAAATTTAACttctctcgtttatacattcacacacacactaatatacttgaGAAACAGTTAGGCAACAAATACAATCACAAAGACATTGTTGAAAAACaatcattgtttttggtgcttaactgtttcccaagtatatttgtgcgtgtgtgaatgtataaacgagatgaattaacttaaatatctttgtagaaaggcgctttatgaaagtaagtacgtttacttgtattcatttacagcgcagccttgacctatccaatatggcggtgacgtTCACGTACGGCTCAGCGGTCGATGCGTCgtttatctacagtatgtctatggTCAACATGGCCAACTGCCGCCCCCTGCTGGCCATCTGGTCGTGTCACCGAGATTTTTTTGTATCGCTTCCGTGTTACCTCACGTAAGCGCATGATATTGTGTCTCCTGATATCTGGTAAATTTGATCGCCACGTACTGCTGCTGTAGAAACGGCAACCAAAAACTGAAGcagacacaaaacaaacaccagAATACCACACAAGCAGCATGTTCACGGTCGAGAACAGGAAtctcaaaaatgttggtgaccactgatttacatagatttttaaaaatcctcAATGAACATCTGCAAAAAAAgatattataaaaatacaaaaacaaagaccgtCTCAACAGTCAAGGTCAAGTCTCTGCAAGCAAATTTAATAAGTATTTACAAtgaaacaacatcaacaaaacaccacacaacaaaacacaaattaaaccgtgcaaaaaaaaaagcagcaaccaGGTAACAGTTGTGTGTTTACTAAGATTAACATTAAACCAAATAAACAAGTGCCTCAGCTTTGAGGGGATGATCCTGTTTCTCCTTTCTGTTACGATGTGAAGGGAGTGAAAACCCCTTAAAGTtttgaactacaaataaacttggttCTTGGTTTGTTGAtgtaaaattggccatcacttcatcaaaatcaaATTGTCATATTTGCAATACCATTTcggtcccccagtgggggcctgacagaaaataattgagaaccactgatctaaactaacatgtttttaaagatTGAAGACAGTGATTAGCATGTATGCTAATTATCACTGAAAATATTGCACTTTGTGGCATTTTGTGACCTTTTTAACCCATGCACAGGAGACATGAATTGTTTTTAATAGGGATATCCGATGCTGGCTTTTCTGCTGAtgaccgatatgccgatattgtccaacgcTCAATTTCCAATTtggatatcaaccgataccattATGTGTATCATCTAATGTTGCGGAAGGACTGGACAGGACTGGATTTAttacattatgtattatttattatgtattattgcagtACAAATTTGACAAAAcctgttccatatttatttattgttattttttttatttttcttatggcTCATGTCTcaccttggttgttttattttgtgattaagttcattattatgacatttttgcagagctgctggaaatgtcaaTTTCTcagagattaataaagtatccatccgtccatccatccatccatccatgtaatTAACACATCTGTTCTCGACGTGGCTggaaacaacattgtacaactcgCGTAAGCAAATAACTGAGAAATACTTGTAATTGGGCATGGCAAAGTGTGGCCGATGAGTCTAGCCTGCCGTTATTTCCacggtttttttttacattctcgcTACCCTCACCATTAGCAGTGTTTTGACAAGTCATCATGTCCTGCCACCGGCTCAAGTacacgtactgtatgtgctgcATGTGGACTTTTTGACGAGCGAACTCACTGCTGCAGCAACTGCAGGCACGCGGGGCTTAAAGTCTATAAACTCATGAACTTTGCACAGAaacacccacaaatgttgctcatatTGGAAGTTACAGATGTCAACTCCATCttctggtgtaaagtattaactacacgaGGCAGCAAAGTCAGCAACGTTTTGCAATTTTGgccctgaaaaaaacaataccgacATTGaacgatattacatttttatgccaataataCGCACATTGAACAACGTCTATATGGCGCTCCGTTACTTCCACAGCCGAccgccataagtgaatttccgcacgGCAGTATTCAAtatcttattcattttcttgtgtttttctttttctgggagaatgaacagaacaagaatttcattgcatagcagaactacctgttttactgtgcatatgacaataaaactcttgaatctcgaATCTTGACTCTAtcaacaaatggaatatttttctaCTTGTGGCATAAAAGATGTTTATGGTCTTCTTAATACAcgttttattagagccctcaaaacatgaaataaaacccacattatatatacatatatatgtatatattatatacatatatatgtatatatatgtatatatattatatacatatatatatatatatatatatatatatgaagtgtttttgttttattaaatatatttattttgtaattatatatttatagtatttttttatttgatttcattatttttatgcaaagtgttttagttttatgaccatttatgtaaatttgtatttatttttaaccataTTTCTTTTGCGATATATATTTCTAgcacttattttttatttaattgtagtATTTTTAGCGTTATTACGGATCTGTAACAATTACtattatttatgtacatttacattatttgtattattttgtagtaTATATttagtaaaaacaaataatctaatcaaaaagacacttaatttttattatatttgatttttagtatttaaaaaatatatatataaatgtatttaattactattatttatgcacatgtttattttacatatatttatattatagtatatatttatagtaaaaaaaaaatcaaaaagtcacttttttttggtgttttcttaactatgtatttttctatatatttattttgtagtagggtgctttgttgggCACTTGACGTGACGGAACAATACTGTCGGCACGCAGGCCACTTTGTTACGTGCAGTATTGTACGGTAAGCCAGAAGGCAGAACATGCAGTTTGTTGCCCAACCAGGTGCGCCGGTTGATGTGTGATCACGTAGGAGATGGTTCCCTTGTGCAACAGCCAAGACACTCCCGTTTGGTAAAGCAAGGCGCCCTCGGCGTACGAAATCAGTCCCCAgttcattggcgactccaactaaattgtccataggtatgaatgtgagcgtgaatgcttgtttgtctatatgtgctctgccgttgtaccccgcctctcgccctaacccagctgggataggctccagcatatgctagtgaggataagcggcatacaagATATGgatatacatttaaataaactgCATGCAGTACATATAACACAGCACAACAAAGTTGTAACTTTGcgaggcatagaaaacctgtgtccCATCttctaaaaatgctttttaacattattatagccctctagacatgacatagtAGCAcgttagcaatgctaacattgctCAAGAGGGTCTGGGGTCAGTACCATGCATGGAAATAAAGCAGCCATGTGTGGTCTTACCTTCAACGCATCAATGTCCTGTTTCACTGTTGTCAGTTCCTGCAGGAGCTTCTGTTCTGGGGTCAGTACCATGCATGAACATAAAGAAGTACCCATGGGTTCTTACATCAGTGGCCTGGGTGCTTTGTGCCGTGGCGACGGAGTCCCACGGCCAAGACAGGTTAGGCCACGGCCAAGCCGTCACCACGGCGATCAAGACGAGCGGAGTGACCAAGAAGAAGCCGTGGTGGACGCTGTTTTGTGGCTTCTTCTTGCGGGCGTGTGGGCCTTTCACCTTCCTCTGCATGTCGCAAATTCTTCTGTGATCTGGGAACTGATCAGTAAGTTATTTCCAGTACATAATCTGGAGTTACCACTCAGGCTAAACATTTTAGTGCTCAGTCGTTAAGTACTGGGTCCCAACTTTTTGCAGTTGGCCCACATAGTGAAAATTCAAAGGAGGCATGGGTGGCGTTGATGTGTTGATGCTAAGGagttatatatatacacatatactgctcaaaaaaatgaaaggaacacttcgaaaacacatcagatctaaactggggggaaaatgatcttgaatatctttcctgataataagtgtgtgatgtattagtaacaaaatgatgccacataatttgatagaaatgaaaatgatcaccctatagaggggggaaatcaaagacaccccaaaaatgaaagtgaaaaaatgatgcaccacactggtccattttgctaaaatgtcattgtagcaactcaaaatgattctcagtagtttgtgtggcccccacgtgcttgtacgcatgcctgacaacgtcggggcatgctcctaatgagactacggatggtgtcctgggggatctcctcccagatctggaccagggcatcaatgagctcctggacagtctgaggagcaacctggcggcgccagatggacctaaacataatgtcccagaggtgttctatggggtttaggtcaggtgaacgtggggtccagtcaatggtatcaattccttcatcctccaggaactacctgcatacactagccacatgaggtcgggcattgtcgtggaccaggaggaacccaggtcccactgcaccagcgtaggttctgacaatgggtccaaggatttcatcccgatacctaatagcagtcagggtgccgttatctaacctgtagagttctgtacgtccttccagggatatgcctccccagaccatcactgacccaccaccaaaccggtcatgctgaatgatgttgcaggcagcataacgttctccacggcatctccagaccctttcacgtctgtcacatgtgctcaggttgaacttgctctcatcagggaagagcacagggcaccagtggtgtagttgccaattctggtggtctatggcaaatgccaatcgagctctacggtgttGGGCAGTGACCACAGGGTCCACTACAGGACGttgggccctcaggccaccctcatgcagcctgtttctgattgtttggtcagaaacattcacaccagtggcctgctggaggtcatttagggctctggcagtgctcatcctgttcctccttgcacaaaggagcagataccgatcctgctgatggttgaaggaccttctacggccctgtccagctctcctggagtaactacctgtctcctggaatctcctccatgcgtccaggtaccgcagtggtgccctggtccagatctgggaggagatcccccaggacaccatccgtagtctcattaggagcatgccccgacgttgtcaggcatgcgtacaagcacgtgggggccacacaaactactgagaatcattttgagttgctacaatgacattttagcaaaatagaCCAGTGtggtgcatcattttttcactttcatttttggggtgtctttgatttcccccctctttagggtgatcattttcatttctatcaaattatgtggcatcattttgttactaatacatcacccacttattatcaggaaagatattcaagatcatttttcccccagtttagatctgatgtgttttcaaagtgttcctttaatttttttgagcagtgtatatctGCTTCAGGTGAAAGCATTgtccccaaatatttcagctttctcctttaataatctGTCAATAGTAAGattgtgactttattgccataatatttgactttattctgattacCAACTGTAGTTtacttctcataaaatgacatggtTTTCTctcatgagtttattctcataaaattgcaactttgttctcTTAACAGTCCAATGAGGTTCCTTTGGCCCATCACACATGGAACTAGCCAACTCTGGTCTGGAAAACAAGAGTGGTTTGGAATTTTACTcttaatatcttgactttaatcttgtgaaattgcagctgttttgttgacttccgctgctgttttttttttttttcaaaatcttgTAAATGGTCTTGTACCATGACTTTAATCATGTCCTATGTCAAATCGGAACCATTTTCCAAGAAGTCAATGTGGTACTCCATTCACTGGCAGATGTGCAGCTTGTTCAGGTCAACAGCGTATTTTCCCAGCAATACCAGTTCAGACTTACCAGTTGGCTGTGAGGTCTTCTCTGCTGCTTCCAATCGCTTGTGCCGTGTCTGCTTGTCCTGCAGCCCACAACCAGCAAACGTGTGTATTCTTTATATCAAGCATGTCATGGAGTCATTTAAAAGGTATGAAAGGACGCATCACAGTCAGAAAAGTCATAAAGGCAATGTGTCATGTGGCATCATTAATCCTATTAGCGATGGCGTCTGGTGTTTATGAACAAGATATTTccaagtacactaagtccccaactaacgaacacaattggttccagacgaccgttcttaagtcgattTCTTcctaagtccaacaaaaggtaatattaccaatgatatacatatacagtatatgtgtatgtatgtaaatatgagtttggatgcagtagtaatattaaaccaggataattaatgaaaaaaacaataataaaaatgatataataatacgtaatgataaatgttatttacctttgaagaggagtggtccagcatacgtcgttgtggtggaggaggaggaggagatattggaaaaaaggacaaatcgtcgtcgttagactcttctaaaagaggtagttcaGGGGAAACTACTGAGGTGGAAGGAATTGGCGACGAAGGTGTAGGCATTGGTGGCGAGTCACTTGGTGACGACGGTGCAGGAGTAGCAGATCTACGTTTGAAGAAGCTTTCAGTGGACGTTTGTATGGTCTTCCTTTTCTCCTCGTAGATGATACGGTAGCACTGTAGAGCGCCATTTTCCAACTAATTCAAATGgcaaaatattgcaattttcaacaaaatacatgaaaatatagaccttgcgttcgtatctctgaatgttcgcaagtccGATGTTCGTAAGTAGTGTATACCTAAAAACAACTTTTCTCAAAATAACAAACTAGACTTGAAGGCTTGGTGGGTAAGCCAACACTGCCGTCAAGTGGCCAACTGACACAAAGACGCACATTGTGGCCTACACAAGCCTGATTTGTagtggacaaaaacattttctgtgCACAATGAATTGTAAATACTTGACGCCTTGATAAATAGATTTTGGGGTGATTGGTGGCTCACCATGTCAATACACTACTTGTATGtcacactttttccagcgagggccacatagtgaaatatcatggaactttgccactttgatattttgtaaagcaacacatgtagatatgctaagaagttttatactgtacattccaagaaaaaacagcagcttTGCACTTAAGCAGCTTggtcatacaggtgaaaaagcctgttgttcctatCAACTCTGCTATTTACTCTTTCCTCccactgttgctgttgttttaattttccaacttttttcttcaataatctattttgactttattccatttttttacatttttttcatccacttttgctgtttttttttcgtgttcttgttaaatttgatttttagaatatgctgcgggccaataaccAGCCGccactgcaaatggcccccgggccgcactttggacaccgttgTCCATgcatgtcaaaatgaaaaaataagcaTTGCATTTAATACCACCAGTTTACTACCAAAACACACAAGAAGACTTGTCAGTGGTCGTAGGTTAAATACTTTTTATTTCTATAAAATACCCAAACATTTTGCTCAGCGAGTGCAAGAAGACTGCATTTGGATGTGAACTTGAAATAAAAGCCGTCTGCACTCTTAGGAGGAGGGAAAACAAAGAAAGCAAGCAGACAGGGAGGAAGGTTTTAGTGCGTATTGATTGTCAGTGATGTAAATGTGGATTCTCATAGGGAACATGTTAAtacaacaaacatgacatggTTGTGCTGCATAGCTCAAAGTGGTACTTTTCAGGCCTTAATCGAGGGTCCCCAGCTTGATGCTTAATTTGGCGGCCCAGCTTTGTCCACAAATCCAAAAAGTAATCATCAAAAGCTAAGAAATCTGTCAGCTGTGGGAATATCTCACATCATTGCCAGGAATATTTATTGCAGGCTTGCTCCCATTTGCAGGTTGGACCACCAAAGGGTCTTAaaggtccttaaaaaaaaataaaaaagtctcaCACCTCCAAGTCAGAGTCACTGTCTGTTACTGAGAGAAGTGTTTCGCCGTCCGCATGCGCCGCGTTCAAGTCTGGACTGCAGCCGCCTCCACTCAGTGGATGATGAGCGCCATTGGAACACAGCCGGTGGTGCTGCAACCtggaaataacatttttgttcATTAGGATGATCTTTGGCCTAATTTTCAATCCTTTTTTGTCAACTTTGTTAAAACAACTGCATTTTCATTCCAAAACTCTTCAAATAATTAAAACTGAAATAAGAAATACCAATaacatatcatatttttatttatgacaATTATATTTTCAGCCTGGTTTTCAACACTGAAAATTTTaaagttgggggggaaaaaaaatcttcattCCAAAACACCCCaaattatttaagaaagaaAACTAGTAAATAACGTTTATTCATTTGAATGATAAGTTAGGCCTAATTTTGAACACTGAAATTTAGAAAGTTGACaagatttttgtattttcattctaaaactcccaaaatatttttttccaatggaaaaaaaaaataattcataatattaacgattttatttgttaaaaaaaatacatataatacatatagtACTGAAACGTTGGCTAAAACAAGTGTTTCTTCATTCCAGAATTCCCAAAAATAACTTCAAAACGGAACTAAAGGTTAAGCTGCCAGAATGTCTGTGCGCTTTTACGCATGAATGCTCCTTTTTGCGCATATCCATTGCCGCCCGTGGAGAGCTTTCCTCGGTTAGTAAAGGGACCCACGGTGCCAGAGGATCACCAAAGGCACCCAGGGTACTTTTGCAGGGTGAACTGATGTAAATATGTGAGTTTACTGTAACAATATTCACACTTCCACCACAATACGTTGGATTCCCCTCAATGAAATGTGTTTCACCTGTTTTTGGCGGCTGCAGCTCGGTCCCTCTGTCTCCGATTCTTGAACCAGTTACCAACTTGCGTGGGTGTCAGCCCAGTGGCGTGGGCCAGCTCCCGCTTCTTTCCGGGATTCGGATAAGGGTCCTGCAGGTACCACTCTCTGAGCAAGCCGCGCGTACGCTCCTTGAAGCAGTGCGTCTTCTGCTCGCCGTCCCAGATGGTCCTGGGCAGGGGGAACTTCTTCCTGACGCGGTACTTGTCCACAGGGCCCAAGGGCCGCCCACGAAGCTTCTCCGCCTCCCGGTAGTGTGCCTCCAGCCACATGGCCTGCAGCTTGCCGTGTGAGGCTCTTGTGAAGCGGTGCGTCTCCAGGATGCGGTAGAGCTCCCGGAAGCTGCCGCTGTGGTAGGCCACCACAGCCCGGGCGCGCTGCACGGATTCGTGCTCCGAGATAGAGTCTCGGCCGTCCGCTGTCACCGGGAGGGACCAAAGGAAGCGGGCGAGACGCTCGATGTCACCGGTCTCCTCAAGGGTCTCGCATACGCTGGCGATCTGCGCTGCGGAGAAGCACAAGCCGGGCAGGGACAGGGGCGGGCAGGAGGCAGAGGCGTCATCCGGGGAGCGTCCAGGTGAGCCATGGTCCGCCAGGTGAGGCAGGAAGAGGCGAGACGCGGAGAAAAAGTCGAGAGGAGACCTGAACACCATGTGGAGCTGCACGGAGAGCCAGCAGGGAACCGTGTGGACGAGGTCTGCTCCAGTCTGGACTCTTGAGCTGACCCTAGAGTCTGGGAGGGACCCCAGCTctcagtcctgattggctcggACAGGGGCTGATGACGGTTGTCATGAAGATGCTGTCAATCAAACAGGGAGGGATGGACATCTTACAGCATGACTGCTTTGGACTGTGAAACCTAAAAATGCTGCTTCAAACTGAAAATTGGATTTTTAAGTGAAGTCAAAAAGTGGAGCATGCAGGCTGTGACaacacaaatgtaaacataCCACAGCTTTGTGTGCtcgatgcccccccccccatcgcTGAGCATTTGGTAAAACTAACACGCAAAATGTCCTCATCAgaaagtttattttgtttacaagtgagctcaggtgAGGTTAGGACAGGCAGTTAAAGGTGCTtaatttgctcacccgcacagtgcgggtaatctcgcctcattggagtgttttttttttaaatgatcggttATTAATTATCGatccgataattatcgtgcacccctacttaTTTATAAAGCTGATATTTTTGTGGTTaaacctgcttacaaccttctaaataaatgttttaacattattagagccctctagacatgaaataacacccctattgtcacctttacactcctattatcaaataaacagagaaaataagacatttaatacataaaatacaataaataagactcgtgttcgtgtgtgttgcaataaatgtgttctggacgtgtggacaggaagtgacattgagggttcagagttgtagCTGGATCACGGCCACAACACTAgcccttgttattattatgattatgatgcggatgattatcatcatgttgttattgtgcctgttgtgagatcattcaaacctgcaataaaagcctgtcgttccggccatcaagtctggtgcttgtgttactagtgacaccttgtgactagtgtagagtactacatttaacatctttgaatggctcatatttgtattttagtttaattattttgatgagtgaaaatgcttaacttaagCCAAGAATATGTTCAATTTAGCATGCGTATTTTTGGACTAACGggcaaccacaaaactgccatcatttatacatttgtttggatGAACGGCAACGTGGCGAGGGTTGACTGTACGCCTTTTTCAGAAAACAATACGACACTAACAATATTTATCCTGACATAGCAAATGTATGTGAACTTTTT
This sequence is a window from Dunckerocampus dactyliophorus isolate RoL2022-P2 chromosome 2, RoL_Ddac_1.1, whole genome shotgun sequence. Protein-coding genes within it:
- the six3b gene encoding homeobox protein SIX3b, giving the protein MVFRSPLDFFSASRLFLPHLADHGSPGRSPDDASASCPPLSLPGLCFSAAQIASVCETLEETGDIERLARFLWSLPVTADGRDSISEHESVQRARAVVAYHSGSFRELYRILETHRFTRASHGKLQAMWLEAHYREAEKLRGRPLGPVDKYRVRKKFPLPRTIWDGEQKTHCFKERTRGLLREWYLQDPYPNPGKKRELAHATGLTPTQVGNWFKNRRQRDRAAAAKNRLQHHRLCSNGAHHPLSGGGCSPDLNAAHADGETLLSVTDSDSDLEV